A single Bifidobacterium scardovii JCM 12489 = DSM 13734 DNA region contains:
- the dnaE gene encoding DNA polymerase III subunit alpha: MAESGKNFVQLHNHTHYSLLDGASKIPNLVNRAKELGMPAVGITDHGNMHGAYEMWSTAVKAGIKPIIGIEAYVTPETARQDKSRVHWGTEAQRSDDVSGGGLITHLTMWAESDEGLVNLMKASSVANLEGRVARYPRMDKEVLSTYSKGVIASSGCPSGIIQTRLRLGQFDEALRAAGEFQDIFGRDNFFIELMDHGLKIEQQVTNDLLTIAKKLNAPLLATNDSHYVLEEDRGAQDAMLCINSGSRLDDPDRFKFDGSGYYIKSAEQMRELFKDLPEACDNTLEIAERCNVMFDDGEDGAFMPQFACPEGWDETSLFLKKVEEGLEKRYDGNPPLEVLKQADYECGVICQMQFCGYFLVVADYINWAKEHGVMVGPGRGSAAGAMVAYAMGITELDPIKHGLIFERFLNPERVSLPDIDVDFDPDGRARVLEYVADKYGHDKVAQCVIYGTIKTKQALKDSARIMGYEFSVGERVTKALPPAATGGKDISLHDIFDPSAKRYAEAREFREMYDSDPDAKRITEEAKGIEGLIRQTGVHACATIMGSEPITDTSPLLERVDGTVTTTFEYHTCETLGLVKMDFLGLSNLTTIRDTLRNIELNGKEKIDYTKIPLDDKPTYDLLSRGDTLGVFQLDGDGMRSLLRTLKPTNFNDISALIALYRPGPMSMESHTNYAKRKNGLQKIEPIHPELDEPLKAVLDETYGLIIYQEQVQSAARILAGYSLGKADVLRRAMGKKKPEVLAKEKVPFFAGMKEHGYSEQAANAIWEILVPFSGYAFNKAHSAAYGLISYWTAYLKTHYPVEFMAALLQGASTNKDKTALYLGEARRMGIQVLSPDVNESVYEYSAVGDVVRFGLGAIRNVGEAAVKDIIAERGTDRGRYVNFMDFIRRVPLTALNRRLVESLIKAGAFDSIDPNRRALFTVHEAAIDSVVGLKRKQAEGQFDLFADTEDGGAEAMGDAQVNVPDIEEWDKKTKLNFEREMLGLYVSDHPLSGMQAVLAGLREMSIAHLIDRAKTMGDGQQVTLAGLITGVDRRVSKKGNPWAIVTIEDMESSIQCMFFGKVYETAAAELAIDQVVQIRGQVEVRDETVSMRATEMQVPTLEAADERPLMLTLPQVALGRDNVQRLAQVLNAHPGYCEVKLAVVDEQGNAQVLTFGDRFRVKRDTSLFAEIKILFGPSCLPVA; encoded by the coding sequence ACTTCGTGCAACTGCATAACCACACGCACTATTCGCTGCTGGACGGTGCGTCGAAGATCCCGAATCTGGTGAATCGCGCCAAGGAACTGGGCATGCCGGCGGTCGGCATCACCGACCACGGCAACATGCACGGCGCCTATGAGATGTGGAGCACCGCGGTCAAGGCCGGCATCAAGCCGATCATCGGCATCGAGGCGTATGTGACGCCGGAGACCGCGCGCCAGGACAAGTCGCGCGTGCACTGGGGCACCGAGGCGCAGCGCTCCGACGACGTGTCCGGCGGCGGCCTGATCACCCACCTGACCATGTGGGCGGAAAGCGACGAGGGCCTGGTCAATCTGATGAAGGCCAGTTCGGTGGCCAACCTCGAAGGCCGCGTGGCCCGCTACCCGCGTATGGACAAGGAGGTGCTCTCCACCTATTCCAAGGGCGTGATCGCCTCCTCCGGATGCCCCTCGGGCATCATCCAGACCCGACTGCGCCTGGGGCAGTTCGACGAGGCCCTGCGCGCCGCCGGCGAGTTCCAGGACATCTTCGGGCGCGACAACTTCTTCATCGAGCTGATGGACCATGGCCTCAAGATCGAGCAGCAGGTGACCAACGACCTGCTGACCATCGCGAAGAAGCTCAACGCGCCGCTGCTGGCCACGAACGATTCGCACTATGTGCTCGAGGAGGACCGGGGCGCGCAGGACGCGATGCTGTGCATCAACTCGGGCAGCCGCCTCGACGACCCGGACCGTTTCAAGTTCGACGGCTCCGGCTACTACATCAAGTCGGCCGAGCAGATGCGCGAACTGTTCAAGGACCTGCCCGAGGCGTGCGACAACACGCTGGAGATCGCCGAGCGCTGCAATGTCATGTTCGATGATGGCGAGGACGGCGCGTTCATGCCGCAGTTCGCCTGCCCGGAGGGCTGGGACGAGACCTCGCTGTTCCTCAAGAAGGTCGAGGAGGGGCTGGAGAAGCGCTACGACGGCAATCCTCCGCTGGAGGTGCTCAAGCAGGCGGACTACGAGTGCGGCGTGATCTGCCAGATGCAGTTCTGCGGCTACTTCCTGGTCGTGGCCGACTACATCAACTGGGCCAAGGAGCACGGCGTGATGGTCGGCCCGGGCCGTGGATCCGCCGCAGGCGCGATGGTCGCCTACGCGATGGGCATCACCGAGCTCGACCCGATCAAGCATGGTCTGATCTTCGAGAGGTTCCTGAACCCGGAGCGCGTGTCCCTGCCCGACATCGACGTCGACTTCGACCCGGACGGCCGTGCCAGGGTGCTCGAGTACGTGGCCGACAAGTACGGCCACGACAAGGTCGCCCAGTGCGTGATCTACGGCACGATCAAGACCAAGCAGGCGCTGAAGGATTCCGCGCGCATCATGGGCTACGAGTTCTCGGTGGGCGAGCGGGTCACCAAGGCCCTGCCCCCCGCGGCCACGGGCGGCAAGGACATCAGCCTGCACGACATCTTCGACCCCAGCGCGAAGCGCTACGCCGAGGCCCGCGAATTCCGCGAGATGTACGACTCCGATCCGGACGCGAAGCGCATCACGGAGGAGGCTAAGGGCATCGAGGGCCTGATCCGCCAGACCGGCGTGCACGCCTGCGCCACGATCATGGGTTCCGAGCCGATCACCGACACCTCGCCGCTGCTGGAGCGCGTCGACGGCACCGTCACCACCACTTTCGAGTATCACACCTGCGAGACGCTCGGCCTGGTCAAGATGGACTTCCTGGGCCTGTCCAACTTGACGACCATCCGCGATACGCTGCGCAACATCGAGCTCAACGGCAAGGAGAAGATCGACTACACGAAGATCCCGCTCGACGACAAGCCGACCTACGACCTGCTCTCCCGCGGCGACACGCTTGGCGTGTTCCAGCTCGATGGCGACGGCATGCGCTCGTTGCTGCGCACCCTCAAGCCCACCAACTTCAACGATATCTCCGCACTTATCGCCCTGTACCGACCGGGCCCGATGAGTATGGAATCGCACACCAACTACGCCAAGCGCAAGAACGGCCTGCAGAAGATCGAGCCGATCCACCCCGAGCTGGACGAGCCGCTCAAGGCCGTGCTCGACGAGACCTACGGCCTGATCATCTATCAGGAGCAGGTGCAGTCGGCCGCGCGTATCCTCGCAGGCTACTCGCTGGGCAAGGCCGACGTGCTGCGGCGAGCCATGGGCAAGAAGAAGCCCGAGGTGCTGGCCAAGGAGAAGGTGCCGTTCTTCGCCGGCATGAAGGAGCACGGCTACTCCGAGCAGGCCGCCAATGCCATCTGGGAGATTCTGGTCCCGTTCTCCGGGTACGCGTTCAACAAGGCGCATTCCGCCGCGTACGGCCTGATCTCCTACTGGACCGCCTATCTCAAGACGCATTACCCGGTCGAGTTCATGGCGGCCCTGCTGCAGGGCGCGTCCACGAACAAGGACAAGACCGCCCTGTACCTGGGCGAGGCGCGGCGCATGGGCATCCAGGTGCTGTCGCCGGACGTCAACGAATCAGTGTACGAGTACTCCGCCGTCGGCGACGTCGTGCGATTCGGCCTCGGCGCGATCCGCAACGTCGGCGAGGCGGCGGTCAAGGACATCATCGCCGAACGCGGCACCGACCGCGGCCGATACGTCAACTTCATGGACTTCATCCGCCGCGTGCCGCTGACCGCGCTGAACCGGCGCCTGGTCGAATCGCTGATCAAGGCCGGCGCGTTCGACTCCATCGACCCGAACCGGCGCGCGCTGTTCACCGTGCACGAGGCCGCCATCGACTCGGTCGTCGGTCTGAAGCGCAAGCAGGCCGAGGGCCAGTTCGACCTGTTCGCCGACACGGAGGACGGGGGAGCGGAGGCGATGGGCGACGCCCAGGTCAACGTGCCCGACATCGAGGAATGGGACAAGAAAACCAAGCTCAACTTCGAACGCGAGATGCTGGGACTGTACGTGTCCGACCATCCGCTGAGCGGCATGCAGGCCGTGCTGGCCGGTCTGCGCGAGATGTCGATCGCGCATCTGATCGACCGGGCGAAGACCATGGGCGATGGCCAGCAGGTCACGTTGGCCGGCCTGATCACCGGCGTGGACCGGCGTGTGTCCAAGAAGGGCAATCCGTGGGCCATCGTCACCATCGAGGACATGGAAAGCTCCATCCAGTGCATGTTCTTCGGCAAGGTGTACGAGACCGCGGCGGCCGAACTGGCGATCGACCAGGTGGTGCAGATCCGTGGGCAAGTCGAGGTGCGCGACGAGACCGTGAGCATGCGCGCCACGGA